The following nucleotide sequence is from Pirellulales bacterium.
TACACCGAAGCACGTTCAGGATGTCCCACAGTCGCCCCTGCTCGTCTTGACCTTCATCCTCCTTACTTACAGCGACGCAGTCGCCCCATACGGCCTGTGTCAAGGCGACGGGGTAGCGAAATCCTGCCTCCGCCGCCATCTTCGAAACGTCAATCAAAACGCCGTCCGCAATTGCTTGTTCGCGGGTGTAGCTAAAAATGATGTCGTTCATCCTTCTTCGTCCTCCGTAAGGTCACTCAAAAGATTGTCGGCGAGTTCGTACCAATCAACCTCTGATAAGGCAGCATTCATCAGGTCCGCATAAACGGTGGCATGCTCGCGAACGGGTGAACGCTCCTCAAATTCTTGCCGTAACGTATTCGCCAGCGAACGTATTGAATCCTCCGGCGCTGACTCCTTCGTGCTTCGCGACTTTTCGGTTGAGAGTGTCACGAAAGCGAGCGTCCGAAAGTAGTCGAATGCTGCTCGGTCATTGCTCATCCACAGCGATACGGCCCACGTTTCGTAGTTGGTGAAGCCGTTGTATCTGTTCTGTTTCTCCATCTGGTCCATCATCCAAAAAGTGCGGCCCTTTGGTGGTTTCTGAGAATTGTTTGCCGTCTCTCCGCCACCTCTGGGCCACACGCTTTTATTCCTCATCGCCCCCAAGGTCTCGACCGTTCATCCAGTCGATGGCCTGGTTGATGGCCTCGCGGAGCAAGCACAGGTCCGCGACACCGTTGAACGTGGCGGTGTACTTTGGCTCCTTGCTGCTCGGGTCGACAAAACGCCGGGACGGCGCCGCCGAATGCCATCGCCTGCCGTCAGTCTCGTTTTCCCAGACGGCGAGTCTTACGCCGTTCAATTTGGCTTCATAAGCGGGTTTGGTTCGTTCAGTCCTCTCCATATCCTTGTCTCCTTCATCGTCTTCACTGTTCTGCAAGGGCCTTATTGCACTTGCAGCACTTATAGTGCCTCAGGTGTGTGGATCTCCTCCGGTGAGTCTTGGGATCCGCAACGAAGCGACTGCACGACTTTGCAAACTGAGGGACAGCAATCGCCCAGCAACAATGGTCACGGATGACCCTGGTGAAGGCGCCCCAGGCTATGGGACGCTCGTGAC
It contains:
- a CDS encoding DUF6573 family protein; the encoded protein is MNDIIFSYTREQAIADGVLIDVSKMAAEAGFRYPVALTQAVWGDCVAVSKEDEGQDEQGRLWDILNVLRCSIRSAGGGQLVHFDVLVAKGGKPPQPINLKAHCGPGDELEPVITVMLPHED